Genomic window (Allostreptomyces psammosilenae):
GCCAACTCCGACGTCGAGTCCGCCGCGCTGCCGCTGATCCCGCTCGCCATGGGCGTCGGCGCGCTCACCATGCTGGTCGTCGCCGTCGTCGCGATGCTGCTGACCGACCCCTTCCTCGGCGCCGTCGGCCTGCTCGTGCTGCCCGCCCTCGCCCTGCTCAACGCGGCGTACCAGCGGCAGCAGAGCCCACGCGCGGCGCTCGCCCAGCGGCTGCGCGGCGAGGTCAGCGAGATCGCCCACGAGTCCTTCGACGGCGCCCTGGTGGTCAAGACGCTCGGTCGCGAAGCGGAGGAGACGGAACGATTCGCCGACGCCGCCGGGCGGCTGCGCGACGCCAACATCGCCGTCGGCCGCTCCCGGGCCGTCTTCGACCCGCTGCTGGAGGCGCTGCCCGGCCTCGGCGTGCTGCTCGTCCTGCTCGTCGGCAGCCTGCGGCTCTCCTCCGGCGTCAGCACCGCCGACCTCGTCCAGGTCGCCTACCTGTTCACCCTCCTCGCCTTCCCGGTGCGGGCCATCGGCTGGGTCCTCGGCGACCTGCCGCGCGGCGTCGTCGGCTGGGACCGCATCCAGGCCGTGCTCGCGGCCGAGGAGCGGGTCAGCCACGGCACCGCCACCCTGCCCGACGACGCCGGCCCCGCCCGGGTCGAGGTCAGCGGGGTCCACCACCGGCACGGCGACGGCCCCGAGGTCCTCAGCGGCCTCGACCTCACCCTGGAACCCGGCCGCACCATCGCCGTCGTCGGCCCCACCGGCTCCGGCAAGTCCACCCTGACCACCCTGCTGCTCCGCCTGCTGGACCCCGAGCGCGGCACCATCCGCGTCGACGGCACCGACCTGCGGGACCTCGCCCGCGGCGAACTCGCCCGGCACGCCGCCCTCGTCCCCCAGTCCACCTTCCTGTTCAGCGACACCGTCCGCGGCAACATCACCCTCGGCGCCGACATCGACGACGTCCGCGTCGCCGACGCCCTCCGCCTCGCCCGCGCCGACGGCTTCGTCTCCCGACTGCCGCAGGGCCTGGACACCCCCGTCGGCGAGCGGGGCGCCAGCCTCTCCGGCGGCCAGCGGCAGCGCATCGCCCTGGCCCGCGCCCTCGTCCGCCGGCCCCGGCTGCTCGTCCTGGACGACGCCACCTCGGCCGTCGACCCGCACGTCGAGGCCGAGATCCTGGGAGCGCTGCGCTCCGGCGCCGTCGCCGCCACCGTCGTCGTCATCGCCTACCGCAAGGCCACCATCGCCCTGGCCGACGAGGTGCTCTACCTGGACGGCGGCCGAATAGTGGACTCCGGCACCCACGAGGAACTACTGGCCCGATGTCCCGGCTACACCCGCCTGGTCACCGCCTACGAACGCGCCGAGGCCCGCGCCGCCGCCCAGGCGAACGGCCACCCCGGCACGGACGACCCGCACGACCCGGACGAGGCGGACGGGCCGGCCGCCAGCGACGACCTGGTGGAGGCCCGCTGATGTCCGTCCACACCGCCCCCACCCGCCCGCACGGCGCGGACCAGCGGCCGCCGGAGAGCGGCTGGGCCACGCTGCGCCGCGCGCTGGGCCACACCCCCGAGTTCACCCAGGGACTGCCGCTCACCCTCCTGCTGGCCCTGCTCGCCACCGTCGGCCGCATCGTCGTCCCGGTCGCCGTACAGCAGACCATCGACAACGGCATCGCCGGCGCCGGCGGCCCCGACCTCGACACCGTGCGCGCCATGGTGGCGCTCGCCACCGGCGCCGTCGTGCTGACCGCCGTCGCCACCTGGTGGATGAACCTGCGGCTGTACCGCAGCAGCGAACGCGGCCTCGCCTCCCTGCGCACCCGCGCCTTCCGGCACATCCACGACCTGTCCGTGCTGCACCAGGCCGCCCACATGCGCGGCTCGCTGGTCTCCCGGGTCACCGGCGACGTGGACACCGTCAGCCGGTTCGTCCAGCAGGGCGGGGTGATCCTGGTGATCAGCGTCGGCCAGGTGGCCGCCGCCACCGCGATCATGCTGGTCTACTCCTGGCAGCTGACGCTGTGGGTCTGGTTCTGCTTCCTCCCGCTGGTCCTGCTGCTGCGCACCAACCAGCGCCGGTTGGCCACCGCCTACGCCGCCGTGCGGGAACGCGTCGGAGCGATCCTCGCCACCGTCTCCGAGGCCGTGGTGGGGGCCGCCGCGGTGCGCGCGCACGCCATCGAACGCCGCACCCTGGAGCGCGCCGACGCCGCCATCGACGCCCACCTCGCGGCCCAGGACGCCGCCCAGCGCCGCGCCGTGTCGGTCTCCATCCTCACCGAGGTGGTGGCCGGCGTGGCCATCGGCGGCGTGCTGGTGGCCGGCACCCTGCTCGGCGTGGACGGCGGGATCAGCCTCGGTGGCCTGGTCGCCTTCCTCTTCCTGGTCTCGCTCTTCGTCACCCCGGTGCAGTCCGGCGTGGAACTGCTCACCGAGACCCAGAACGCGCTGGCCGGCTGGCGCCGGGTGCTGCAGATCATGGACACCGAACCCGACGTCTCCGACCCCGCCAGGGCGTCCGGCGGCGCCGCGGCCAGGGCGTCCGGCGCGCCCGCGGGGCGGCCCGGCGGCACGCCGCTGCCCGCCGGCCCGCTCTCGCTGCGCTTCGAGGGCGTCGGTTTCGCCTACCCGGGCGGCGCCACCGCGCTGCGCGAGCTGGACCTGGAGATCCCGGCCGGGCGCCGGATCGCCGTGGTGGGGGAGACCGGCTCCGGCAAGACCACCTTCGCCAAGCTGCTCACCCGGCTGATGGATCCGACCAGCGGGCGGATCCTGCTCGGCGGCGTGCCCCTGCCGGAGGTCTCCTTCGCGGAGCTGCGCGGCCGGGTGGTGATGGTGCCCCAGGACGGCTTCCTCTTCGACAGCACCATCGCCGGCAACGTCCGCTACGGCCGGCCCGACGCCACCGACGAGGAGATCCGCCAGGCCGCGGCCGAGCTGGGGCTGGCGGACTGGCTGGACGGGCTGCCGCACGGCGTGCGCACCCCGGTCGGGCAGCGCGGCGAGTCGCTCTCCGCCGGCGAACGCCAGCTCGTCGCCCTGCTGCGCGCCCACGTGGCCGGCCCGGAGCTGCTGCTGCTGGACGAGGCCACCTCCGCCGTCGACCCGGCCACCGAGACCCGGCTCACCGGGGCCCTGGAGCGGCTGGCCGGCGGACGCACCGCGATCACCATCGCGCACCGGCTGTCCACCGCCCGGGCGGCCGACGAGGTCCTGGTCTTCGACTCCGGGCGCCTGGTCGAGCGCGGGCCGCACGCCGAGCTGGTCGGCATCGAGGGCGGCGTCTACGCCCGCCTGCACGCCTCCTGGATCGCCCAGCGCCGCCCCGTGGGGTGACGGGCGGACTCCGCGTGCCGGAGCGCGGGCTGACGGCGGTGCGGTATCCGTGCCGCCGTCAGCCCCTGCCGTCGGCCCGAGCCGTCAGCCCCTGCCGTCAGCCCGTGCCGTCGGCGCCGCCGGCCGGGGAAAAGCGAGGAGGCCACTCCCGCGAGGGGAGTGGCCTCCAGTGGTTCGTGGTTCCGCCGTGCGCCGGTGAGGACTACTCCACCGGGCCGTTGTCGAGGACCGCGCCCGCGGCGGTGTCGGCCACCACGGCGCACAGACCCTGCCGGTCGCCGTAGTCCTCGTACGACTCCATCGTGGGGAAGTAGTAGGTGTAGAGCAGCTCCTCGTACGTGTAGTTGGGCTGGTTGCTCGACACCTCCTCCAGGATGGGGTAGCAGAGCTCCTCGGCCTCGGCGGCGATCTCGTCGCTCGTGGTGTGGCCCTCGGAGATCGGGACCTCCTCGACGATCTGACCGTCGTGCGGGTCGTTGCAGTCGACCTTGTCCGGGCCCAGCGTGCCCTCGTCGAAGCAGTCGCCGACCTCGAGGTCGAAGAAGAGGTACTCCTCGG
Coding sequences:
- a CDS encoding ABC transporter ATP-binding protein gives rise to the protein MTAPGPDPAPGTRGALSTPATPGAAATPGTSDAPSAPRSPGEPAATTGPTAPPEPTGAPAATGPAAAAAAAAERRGVFLRGMRLIGSVIRDDPRTFALAATGGAVYGAMTVGVSEAVGWATDTTVIPAFESGRTTAGVLTAAFLVVAGAALVRAAGITLRRIYGGLLAYRAQARYRRRLIRRYLDVSLAWHARHPTGRLLSVANSDVESAALPLIPLAMGVGALTMLVVAVVAMLLTDPFLGAVGLLVLPALALLNAAYQRQQSPRAALAQRLRGEVSEIAHESFDGALVVKTLGREAEETERFADAAGRLRDANIAVGRSRAVFDPLLEALPGLGVLLVLLVGSLRLSSGVSTADLVQVAYLFTLLAFPVRAIGWVLGDLPRGVVGWDRIQAVLAAEERVSHGTATLPDDAGPARVEVSGVHHRHGDGPEVLSGLDLTLEPGRTIAVVGPTGSGKSTLTTLLLRLLDPERGTIRVDGTDLRDLARGELARHAALVPQSTFLFSDTVRGNITLGADIDDVRVADALRLARADGFVSRLPQGLDTPVGERGASLSGGQRQRIALARALVRRPRLLVLDDATSAVDPHVEAEILGALRSGAVAATVVVIAYRKATIALADEVLYLDGGRIVDSGTHEELLARCPGYTRLVTAYERAEARAAAQANGHPGTDDPHDPDEADGPAASDDLVEAR
- a CDS encoding ABC transporter ATP-binding protein; protein product: MSVHTAPTRPHGADQRPPESGWATLRRALGHTPEFTQGLPLTLLLALLATVGRIVVPVAVQQTIDNGIAGAGGPDLDTVRAMVALATGAVVLTAVATWWMNLRLYRSSERGLASLRTRAFRHIHDLSVLHQAAHMRGSLVSRVTGDVDTVSRFVQQGGVILVISVGQVAAATAIMLVYSWQLTLWVWFCFLPLVLLLRTNQRRLATAYAAVRERVGAILATVSEAVVGAAAVRAHAIERRTLERADAAIDAHLAAQDAAQRRAVSVSILTEVVAGVAIGGVLVAGTLLGVDGGISLGGLVAFLFLVSLFVTPVQSGVELLTETQNALAGWRRVLQIMDTEPDVSDPARASGGAAARASGAPAGRPGGTPLPAGPLSLRFEGVGFAYPGGATALRELDLEIPAGRRIAVVGETGSGKTTFAKLLTRLMDPTSGRILLGGVPLPEVSFAELRGRVVMVPQDGFLFDSTIAGNVRYGRPDATDEEIRQAAAELGLADWLDGLPHGVRTPVGQRGESLSAGERQLVALLRAHVAGPELLLLDEATSAVDPATETRLTGALERLAGGRTAITIAHRLSTARAADEVLVFDSGRLVERGPHAELVGIEGGVYARLHASWIAQRRPVG